One region of Nitrospinota bacterium genomic DNA includes:
- a CDS encoding AtpZ/AtpI family protein: protein MTKEHEGEREGLRGKFRDITKLGELLTLGLSIALSIVLGVFVGHYLVDGWFGTAPWGVIVFTIFGIVAGFLNLFRITRKYINKGE, encoded by the coding sequence GTGACTAAAGAGCATGAGGGGGAGCGAGAGGGGCTACGAGGCAAGTTCCGGGACATAACCAAGTTAGGCGAACTCCTCACCCTGGGGCTCAGCATCGCCCTGTCCATCGTCCTTGGGGTTTTTGTGGGACATTACCTGGTGGATGGCTGGTTTGGAACCGCCCCGTGGGGGGTCATCGTCTTTACCATTTTCGGCATAGTGGCGGGTTTTCTCAACTTATTTCGTATAACCAGAAAGTACATCAACAAAGGTGAATAA
- the atpB gene encoding F0F1 ATP synthase subunit A → MEHPILYIQIPGLEAYPHVTYTWVLMIVLAAVSFATTRALTLIPSTLQNFFELVLEGISDFMQDVIGPEGPQYIFLIGTLAIFILTSNLIGMIPGFTSPTSNLNTNLAMAITVFCIYHYVGIKKHGFVAYLKHFMGPIIWLAPLIMPIELIGHFARIMSLSIRLFGNIMGHDIVVIVLGILGGLSIFIFWAPLPMLFLGIFISFIQAFVFVLLSVIYIALALEEEH, encoded by the coding sequence ATGGAGCATCCAATTCTTTATATTCAAATTCCTGGCCTGGAGGCCTATCCCCATGTAACCTACACGTGGGTGCTCATGATTGTCTTGGCTGCGGTCTCCTTTGCCACTACCCGAGCCTTAACTCTCATCCCCTCGACTCTCCAGAACTTCTTTGAGCTGGTGCTGGAGGGGATATCGGACTTCATGCAGGATGTGATTGGGCCCGAAGGCCCGCAGTATATTTTCTTAATCGGCACCCTGGCCATCTTCATTCTCACGAGCAATCTGATTGGGATGATACCTGGCTTTACCTCCCCGACGAGCAACTTGAACACGAACTTGGCTATGGCCATAACGGTCTTTTGCATCTATCACTACGTTGGGATAAAAAAACACGGGTTTGTAGCCTACTTGAAGCATTTCATGGGCCCCATAATCTGGCTGGCGCCTTTAATCATGCCCATCGAGCTCATAGGGCACTTTGCCCGGATTATGAGCCTCTCAATTCGGCTCTTCGGCAACATCATGGGTCACGATATCGTAGTTATCGTCTTGGGAATCCTAGGAGGATTGAGCATCTTCATCTTCTGGGCGCCCTTGCCCATGTTGTTTCTAGGGATTTTTATAAGCTTCATCCAGGCTTTTGTCTTCGTGCTCCTCTCGGTTATTTACATCGCCCTTGCATTGGAGGAGGAGCACTGA
- a CDS encoding ATP synthase subunit I: protein MGKEPLLLVGWIEKWALGLTACFSLAGWVVGGVAAGASVAVGGLLATLNFRWLQFFTFRVVLTADRRLMKTLTHLSVAVRYLALAVVLWLLIKSPRVDLVGLLVGLSVVTLAVVVAGLLHSLRSSRPVDLAG, encoded by the coding sequence ATGGGTAAGGAACCCCTGCTACTTGTAGGATGGATTGAGAAGTGGGCTCTGGGGCTCACCGCTTGTTTCTCGCTTGCCGGTTGGGTTGTTGGGGGAGTAGCCGCTGGTGCAAGCGTTGCAGTGGGTGGGTTGTTGGCGACCCTTAACTTCAGGTGGCTACAGTTTTTCACGTTTCGAGTGGTTTTAACGGCTGATAGGCGATTGATGAAAACGCTCACCCATTTGAGTGTTGCCGTCCGCTACCTTGCTCTCGCTGTGGTCCTTTGGTTGCTGATTAAAAGCCCTCGGGTCGATCTCGTCGGCTTGCTTGTGGGTTTAAGCGTCGTGACCCTGGCTGTGGTCGTCGCGGGCCTTCTCCATAGCCTCCGGTCATCAAGGCCGGTTGACTTGGCGGGATAG
- a CDS encoding divalent-cation tolerance protein CutA, which yields MTPYRIVFITAGAEEEAVRIAKALVEQRLAACVNIIQPVRSIYRWEGKVCDEQELLLIAKTHVAQIAALMACVEELHSYEVPEVLAIPIESGFRPYLEWVEESCTTADNP from the coding sequence CCGTATCGCATCGTGTTCATCACCGCGGGGGCCGAGGAGGAGGCGGTCCGAATCGCCAAGGCCTTGGTGGAGCAACGCTTGGCCGCCTGTGTCAACATCATCCAGCCGGTGCGCTCTATCTATCGGTGGGAAGGGAAGGTATGCGACGAGCAGGAGCTCCTGCTCATTGCCAAGACCCACGTGGCGCAGATTGCCGCCCTGATGGCATGTGTCGAAGAGCTCCACAGCTACGAGGTTCCTGAAGTCCTCGCCATACCGATAGAGAGCGGCTTCCGCCCTTATCTCGAGTGGGTGGAGGAGAGCTGTACCACGGCTGATAACCCCTAG